A genomic segment from Streptomyces sp. NBC_01233 encodes:
- a CDS encoding helix-turn-helix transcriptional regulator, protein MLGDVETRSVSPVFVGRADELAVLTGALTRAADQEPQAMLIGGEAGVGKTRLTEEFICAAERRGAVVAVGGCVEIGAEGLPFAPFSTALRALHRMLPEELAAATAGQEDELARILPELGDTPRGPHDEESTARLFELTARMLERLAAERTVVLVLEDLHWADTSTRHLLSYLFRTLGSGRLVLVATYRADDVHRRHPLRPLLAELDRLRTVHRIELARFNRAEVRRQLAGILAAQPDEDFVDSVFDRSDGNAFFVEELVASRESGCVTGLTESLRDLLLVRVEVLPDETQRLVRIVAEGGSTVEYPLLRAVAGLTEDELIEALRAAVGANILLATPDGDGYRFRHSLVREAVSDDLLPGERARVNRRYAEAMEADESLIRSGERVIRLASYWYQANDPAKALPAVLAASVAARRRHAYSEQLRLLERAMDLWDSAPEEVREALRPADYTEVYPPCGCGDTAATPLQRIDLLAEATVAARYGGERERALKITKTALRLLEEERDSLRAAWFWTERSRLVASLGRGDGWEEIAKAQDLVRGLPPSQVHAEVLVRAASWGMLHQPGPDNLAAAERAVEYARMLGAEDTELNARITVGCLLTDSGDGASGLAELYAVKERATKLGLAKLAGRAHVNLTSQLESMGRSREAVELAEQGAELVRKSRLLDSEAWVCGNMAESLYSLGRWDEATEAARRALLVGQSAAPRGSGSARLAYLALARGELTEAAHQLAAAHAHFGTHDVQPQHRIPLYRLAIGLAAGEGRIADVRAETAAAIAYGFRLGQHRYAWPLLLASASAEADARGLPAAGAGRDCALVVLRTAARSLATPVPLWTAHAEYVRVELLRAEARDTPADWTAVEEAVRPLERPYLLARARHRLAEALLAAGGEREPAAALLREAYATAERIAARRLREDLALLAQRARLPLTDADAPAAPPAPQTDPAEALGLTSRERDVLRLVAAGSTNRKIAEELFISPKTASVHVSNILAKLGVASRGEAAALAHRLRLFAPPVPVSSRPEAARQGV, encoded by the coding sequence ATGCTCGGCGACGTGGAGACCAGATCTGTCAGCCCGGTGTTCGTCGGCCGAGCCGACGAACTGGCCGTACTCACCGGCGCACTGACCCGCGCCGCCGACCAGGAGCCGCAGGCGATGCTCATCGGCGGTGAGGCGGGGGTCGGAAAGACCCGCCTCACCGAGGAGTTCATCTGCGCGGCAGAACGCCGCGGCGCCGTCGTCGCCGTCGGAGGCTGTGTGGAGATCGGGGCGGAGGGACTTCCCTTCGCCCCCTTCTCGACGGCCCTGCGCGCCCTGCACCGCATGCTCCCCGAGGAACTGGCCGCCGCCACCGCCGGCCAGGAGGACGAACTCGCCCGCATCCTCCCCGAACTCGGCGACACCCCGCGCGGCCCGCACGACGAGGAGAGCACCGCCCGGCTCTTCGAACTGACGGCCCGGATGCTGGAGCGGCTCGCCGCCGAACGCACCGTCGTCCTCGTCCTGGAGGACCTGCACTGGGCGGACACCTCCACGCGGCACCTGCTCTCCTACCTCTTCCGCACCCTCGGCAGCGGCCGGCTCGTCCTCGTGGCCACCTACCGTGCGGACGACGTCCACCGCCGCCACCCGCTGCGCCCCCTCCTCGCCGAACTCGACCGGCTCCGCACGGTCCATCGCATCGAACTGGCCCGTTTCAACCGGGCGGAGGTGCGCCGCCAGCTCGCCGGCATCCTCGCCGCGCAGCCCGACGAGGACTTCGTCGACTCCGTCTTCGACCGGTCCGACGGCAACGCCTTCTTCGTCGAGGAACTCGTCGCCTCCCGGGAGAGCGGCTGCGTCACCGGACTCACCGAATCCCTGCGCGACCTGCTCCTCGTCCGCGTCGAGGTCCTGCCCGACGAGACCCAGCGCCTGGTCCGGATCGTCGCCGAAGGCGGCTCCACCGTGGAGTACCCGCTGCTGCGCGCCGTCGCCGGGCTCACCGAGGACGAGCTGATCGAAGCACTGAGGGCAGCGGTCGGGGCCAACATCCTGCTCGCCACCCCCGACGGCGACGGCTACCGGTTCCGGCACTCGCTGGTCCGCGAGGCCGTCAGCGACGACCTGCTGCCCGGCGAGCGGGCCCGGGTCAACCGCCGCTATGCCGAGGCCATGGAGGCCGACGAGTCGCTGATCCGCTCCGGGGAGCGGGTCATCCGGCTGGCCAGCTACTGGTACCAGGCGAACGACCCAGCCAAGGCACTGCCCGCCGTACTGGCCGCTTCCGTGGCGGCCCGCCGCCGGCACGCCTACTCCGAGCAGCTGCGCCTGCTGGAGCGGGCCATGGACCTGTGGGACAGCGCTCCGGAAGAGGTCCGAGAGGCGCTCCGCCCGGCGGACTACACCGAGGTGTACCCGCCGTGCGGCTGCGGCGACACGGCCGCCACCCCGCTCCAGCGGATCGACCTGCTGGCCGAGGCCACCGTCGCGGCACGCTACGGCGGAGAGCGCGAACGCGCCCTGAAGATCACGAAGACGGCGCTGCGCCTGCTGGAGGAGGAGCGCGACTCGCTGCGGGCCGCGTGGTTCTGGACCGAGCGCTCCCGGCTGGTCGCCAGCCTCGGCCGCGGCGACGGCTGGGAGGAGATCGCCAAGGCGCAGGACCTCGTCCGGGGGCTGCCCCCGTCCCAGGTGCACGCCGAGGTCCTGGTCCGGGCCGCGAGCTGGGGCATGCTCCACCAGCCGGGCCCCGACAACCTCGCCGCCGCCGAACGCGCCGTCGAGTACGCGCGGATGCTCGGCGCCGAGGACACCGAGCTCAATGCCCGGATCACCGTCGGCTGCCTGCTCACCGACTCCGGTGACGGCGCGTCCGGACTCGCCGAGCTGTACGCGGTAAAGGAACGGGCCACGAAGCTCGGTCTCGCCAAGCTGGCAGGGCGCGCGCATGTCAATCTCACCTCTCAGTTGGAAAGCATGGGCCGGTCCCGCGAAGCCGTGGAACTGGCCGAACAAGGGGCCGAACTGGTAAGGAAATCCCGGCTGTTGGACAGCGAGGCCTGGGTCTGCGGAAACATGGCCGAGAGCCTCTACAGCCTCGGCCGCTGGGACGAGGCCACCGAGGCGGCCCGGCGCGCCCTGCTCGTCGGGCAGAGCGCGGCCCCGCGCGGCTCCGGCTCCGCGCGGCTTGCCTATCTGGCCCTGGCCCGTGGCGAGTTGACCGAGGCGGCCCACCAGCTTGCCGCCGCCCACGCCCATTTCGGCACCCACGACGTCCAGCCCCAGCACCGGATACCGCTCTACCGCCTCGCGATCGGGCTCGCCGCGGGGGAGGGCCGGATCGCCGACGTGCGCGCCGAGACGGCCGCCGCCATCGCCTACGGGTTCCGGCTCGGCCAGCACCGCTACGCCTGGCCGCTGCTGCTCGCGTCCGCCTCTGCCGAGGCGGACGCCCGCGGCCTCCCGGCCGCCGGCGCCGGCCGGGACTGCGCCCTGGTCGTGCTGCGCACCGCCGCCCGCTCCCTCGCCACCCCGGTCCCGCTGTGGACCGCCCACGCCGAGTACGTCCGGGTCGAGCTGCTCCGGGCCGAGGCTCGGGACACCCCCGCCGACTGGACCGCCGTCGAGGAGGCCGTCCGCCCGCTGGAGCGCCCGTACCTGCTGGCCCGGGCCCGCCACCGGCTCGCCGAGGCGCTGCTGGCCGCCGGCGGCGAACGGGAGCCCGCGGCCGCACTGCTCCGCGAGGCCTACGCCACCGCCGAGCGGATCGCTGCACGCCGGCTGCGCGAGGACCTGGCCCTGCTCGCCCAGCGCGCCCGGCTCCCGCTGACCGACGCCGACGCACCCGCCGCTCCTCCCGCACCGCAGACCGATCCGGCCGAGGCCCTCGGCCTGACCAGCCGCGAGCGGGACGTACTGCGTCTGGTGGCGGCCGGCAGCACCAACCGCAAGATCGCCGAGGAGCTCTTCATCTCCCCGAAGACGGCGAGCGTGCACGTCTCGAACATCCTGGCGAAACTGGGCGTCGCCAGCCGCGGCGAGGCGGCCGCCCTCGCCCACCGGCTACGGCTCTTCGCCCCGCCCGTCCCGGTCAGCTCCCGTCCGGAGGCTGCTCGGCAAGGCGTATGA
- a CDS encoding PQQ-dependent sugar dehydrogenase, translating to MRYGSSPGQVGYEAPGGRRRGALAAVALAGCGALLAAGCSPAGAPGAVRGSSPPGAAAAGAGSAGPSGSASATPEATGPPAKGAVTVTGEVAKGLESPWGVAELPGGDLLVASRDKGTISRVAVGSGTVTQIGEVPGVAPGGEGGLMGLALSPSFASDRLVYVYFTTESDNRIARLRYDEHRAAGQQLGAPDTVFRGIPKGLVHNGGRIAFGPDKMLYAGTGETGDKGLAQDKKSLGGKILRMTPDGDPVHGNPEADSVVYSYGHRNVQGLAWDKDKRLWAAEFGQNAWDELNLIEPGANYGWPEAEGKAGKPGFRDPVAVWKTDEASPSGIAWAEGSVWMAGLKGSRLWRIPLAGTEPVAEPEAFLEGQYGRLRTVVALGGDRLLLVTSETDGRGSPEAGDDRILTLTVR from the coding sequence ATGCGATACGGAAGTTCTCCCGGGCAGGTGGGGTACGAGGCACCGGGCGGGCGGCGCCGGGGCGCGCTGGCGGCGGTGGCACTGGCGGGGTGCGGTGCTCTGCTGGCGGCGGGATGCTCGCCGGCCGGTGCCCCCGGGGCGGTGCGGGGGAGCTCTCCACCGGGCGCGGCCGCGGCCGGCGCCGGGTCCGCGGGCCCGTCGGGGAGCGCGTCCGCCACACCGGAGGCCACCGGGCCGCCGGCGAAGGGCGCGGTGACGGTCACCGGCGAGGTGGCCAAGGGCCTGGAGTCGCCGTGGGGCGTGGCCGAGCTGCCGGGCGGGGACCTGCTGGTCGCTTCGCGGGACAAGGGGACGATCAGCAGGGTCGCGGTGGGCTCGGGCACGGTGACGCAGATCGGTGAGGTGCCTGGGGTGGCCCCGGGCGGGGAGGGCGGGCTGATGGGCCTCGCGCTGTCGCCCTCCTTCGCTTCGGACCGGCTGGTGTACGTGTACTTCACGACCGAGTCCGACAACCGCATCGCCCGGCTGCGGTACGACGAGCACAGAGCGGCCGGACAGCAACTGGGCGCACCGGACACCGTGTTCCGGGGCATCCCCAAGGGCCTCGTGCACAACGGCGGCCGGATCGCCTTCGGCCCGGACAAGATGCTCTATGCGGGGACCGGAGAGACCGGCGACAAGGGGCTCGCGCAGGACAAGAAGTCCCTGGGCGGCAAGATCCTGCGGATGACCCCGGACGGGGATCCGGTGCACGGCAACCCGGAGGCGGATTCGGTCGTCTACTCCTACGGGCACCGCAATGTGCAGGGCCTCGCCTGGGACAAGGACAAACGGCTGTGGGCGGCCGAGTTCGGCCAGAACGCCTGGGACGAGCTGAATCTGATCGAGCCCGGAGCGAATTACGGCTGGCCCGAGGCCGAGGGGAAGGCGGGCAAGCCCGGCTTCCGGGATCCGGTGGCCGTGTGGAAGACCGACGAGGCCTCGCCGAGCGGGATCGCCTGGGCGGAGGGTTCGGTGTGGATGGCCGGGCTGAAGGGCAGCCGGCTGTGGCGCATACCGCTGGCCGGCACGGAGCCGGTGGCGGAGCCCGAGGCCTTCCTGGAGGGACAGTACGGCCGGCTGCGGACGGTGGTGGCTCTCGGCGGGGACCGGTTGCTGCTGGTCACGAGCGAGACGGACGGCCGCGGGTCGCCGGAGGCGGGCGACGACAGGATCCTGACACTGACGGTGCGGTGA
- a CDS encoding DUF6191 domain-containing protein has protein sequence MFNMIEELFNPGRKHTNEEKKRLELSRTDVNDNDPGRGPIDLDSGRVLIRLAEQPPDGS, from the coding sequence GTGTTCAACATGATCGAGGAGCTGTTCAACCCGGGGCGCAAGCACACGAACGAGGAGAAGAAGCGGCTGGAGCTGTCCCGGACCGATGTCAATGACAACGATCCGGGACGGGGGCCGATAGACCTCGACTCCGGCAGAGTGCTCATACGCCTTGCCGAGCAGCCTCCGGACGGGAGCTGA